From one Deinococcus sp. QL22 genomic stretch:
- a CDS encoding IS110 family transposase gives MFALGLDIGKDSLYAHLRLNDDLEQSLPNLPNTPTGFKGLLQWAQHHGVTPTELHVVMEATGVYWEQCANVLFSAGCTVSVVNPTSIKYFARATLKRGKTDRMDAAVIALYGAMMRPKPWSPPSTALQELKQLVRERTALCEALTQDQNRLHALERRQHESQIVVALLNTRIALLKQQILELETAIRSLIHANDALREPFELLTSVPGFGLLTAASVLAETEGFAVLETGKQRSAHAGIAPSPFQSGTSVKGRGRISKTGNAHLRRSAYLAAWSVTRNKGHLGDFYRRLRANGKPPKVALIALGHKLLRTGLAVVRSGQPLGETYVKPASHQV, from the coding sequence ATGTTTGCCCTCGGCCTGGACATCGGAAAAGACTCTCTCTACGCACATTTACGGCTCAACGACGACCTGGAACAGTCACTCCCTAACCTCCCGAACACGCCCACTGGATTCAAGGGCCTGCTGCAGTGGGCCCAACACCACGGTGTGACGCCAACGGAGCTGCACGTGGTGATGGAGGCCACCGGCGTGTACTGGGAGCAGTGCGCGAACGTCCTGTTCAGTGCGGGCTGTACCGTCAGCGTGGTGAATCCCACCAGCATCAAATACTTCGCCCGCGCCACACTCAAACGGGGCAAGACCGACCGCATGGACGCAGCGGTCATTGCCCTGTATGGCGCCATGATGCGGCCGAAACCTTGGTCACCGCCCAGTACAGCGCTGCAGGAACTCAAGCAACTCGTCCGTGAACGCACGGCGTTGTGCGAAGCGCTGACACAGGATCAGAACCGATTGCACGCCTTAGAACGCCGGCAGCATGAAAGCCAGATCGTCGTGGCGTTGCTGAACACGCGCATTGCCCTGCTGAAGCAACAGATCTTGGAGCTCGAAACGGCCATCCGCAGCCTCATCCACGCGAATGACGCGTTGCGTGAGCCCTTTGAGTTGCTGACCAGCGTTCCTGGATTCGGCTTGCTCACGGCAGCATCGGTGTTGGCAGAAACGGAGGGTTTTGCGGTGTTGGAAACCGGCAAGCAAAGATCAGCTCATGCTGGCATTGCTCCCTCTCCGTTTCAGTCGGGTACGAGTGTGAAAGGCCGAGGGCGCATTTCAAAAACGGGCAATGCTCACCTGAGGCGTTCGGCGTACCTTGCGGCCTGGAGTGTCACGCGAAACAAAGGGCACCTGGGTGACTTCTATCGTCGTCTGCGAGCCAATGGAAAGCCACCCAAGGTGGCTTTGATCGCGCTTGGGCATAAATTGTTACGGACAGGACTGGCCGTCGTGAGATCAGGGCAGCCATTGGGCGAAACGTACGTGAAACCAGCTTCACACCAGGTGTGA